A part of Vicia villosa cultivar HV-30 ecotype Madison, WI unplaced genomic scaffold, Vvil1.0 ctg.001509F_1_1, whole genome shotgun sequence genomic DNA contains:
- the LOC131635557 gene encoding uncharacterized protein LOC131635557, which produces MNLVTLNVRGCGNSVKRSRIRQVLLRGKTEMCFIQETKLENMKEELVRSMWGHSEFEWSAKGSEGRSSGILTIWKKDSIIPVFSFRGEWIVGGDFNAVKIEEERRGRTTGGRMDEMVEFGDFIELMNLVDVPEVGSIHTWINPGGTASSRLDRFLISDGIIQDWNIVAQVTGDRDISDHMPVWIKASNLDWGPKPFKVFNSWFQHKDFLKFVKEAWDSFQVRGKKYFVVMEKFRLLKAKLRWWNVNVFGWVDLKIDKGVDTLNELETELIRSGGLLSEEEAEKRRDSVETIWNNLHLKESMIKQKARQNWIQEGDLNTKFFHVSLKARNRRNAITSIHTGHGTLEDVGEVKEDIKIRFSNRFRAEEVLRPSLNNLEFRRLSDVDSVDLEEMFSREEIKEAIFESEGDKSPGPDGFNLEFIKKCWSIVGEDSYRNFTN; this is translated from the exons ATGAATTTAGTAACACTTAATGTCAGAGGGTGTGGGAATTCTGTTAAGAGAAGCCGAATTCGCCAAGTGTTGCTTCGAGGGAAGACGGAGATGTGCTTTATCCAGGAAACAAAGCTGGAAAACATGAAAGAGGAGTTAGTAAGATCTATGTGGGGGCATTCGGAATTTGAATGGTCTGCCAAAGGCTCAGAAGGGAGGTCTAGTGGAATCCTTACCATATGGAAGAAGGATAGCATAATACCTGTGTTCTCATTCAGAG GAGAGTGGATTGTGGGGGGAGATTTTAATGCAGtaaaaattgaagaagaaaggaGAGGCAGAACCACAGGAGGGAGGATGGATGAAATGGTAGAATTTGGTGATTTCATAGAACTCATGAATTTGGTTGATGTACCGGAAGTTGGTAGCATTCACACGTGGATAAATCCTGGAGGGACTGCAAGTAGTCGCCTGGACAGATTTTTGATATCAGATGGAATTATCCAAGATTGGAACATTGTCGCTCAAGTAACAGGGGATAGAGATATTTCTGATCACATGCCTGTGTGGATTAAGGCTAGCAATTTAGACTGGGGCCCCAAACCATTCAAAGTTTTCAACTCGTGGTTTCAACATAAGGATTTCCTCAAGTTTGTCAAAGAAGCTTGGGATTCCTTTCAGGTACGTGGGAAGAAATATTTTGTGGTTATGGAGAAATTTAGACTCTTGAAGGCGAAACTTAGGTGGTGGAATGTCAATGTTTTCGGTTGGGTGGACCTAAAAATTGATAAGGGAGTGGATACTTTGAATGAATTAGAAACTGAATTGATTCGATCTGGGGGGCTGCTGAGTGAAGAAGAGGCGGAAAAAAGAAGAGACTCTGTTGAAACAATCTGGAACAATTTACATTTGAAAGAGAGCATGATCAAACAAAAGGCTAGGCAGAATTGGATTCAGGAGGGAGATTTAAATACCAAATTTTTTCATGTGTCCTTAAAGGCTAGAAACCGTAGGAATGCCATAACATCGATACACACAGGTCATGGTACTTTGGAGGATGTAGGGGAGGTCAAGGAGGATATCAAAATCCGATTTTCAAATAGATTCCGTGCAGAAGAAGTTTTGAGACCTAGTTTGAACAACTTGGAGTTTAGGAGATTATCTGATGTTGATAGTGTGGATCTGGAGGAAATGTTTTCTAGGGAGGAAATTAAGGAGGCCATCTTCGAGAGTGAAGGAGACAAAAGTCCGGGACCGGACGGTTTCAATTTGGAATTCATCAAGAAATGCTGGAGCATTGTAGGGGAAGATTCATACAGGAATTTCACAAACTAG